One part of the Sander vitreus isolate 19-12246 chromosome 10, sanVit1, whole genome shotgun sequence genome encodes these proteins:
- the dusp1 gene encoding dual specificity protein phosphatase 1 produces the protein MYLDFTFLSRRPTMVIMEVPTIDCASLRGLLEGDVPAGCLVLDCRSFLSFNSAHISGSTNVRFSTIVRRRARGGLGLEHIVPNEDTRNRLLSGEYQSVVLLDDRSLDLSQAKKDGTLMLAVTALCRDPCGSRVFILKGGFDTFSTEFPEMCTKPSPPQGLSLPLSSSHPGSADPSCSPCNTPLYDQGGPVEILPFLYLGSAYHASRKDMLDMLGISALINVSANCPNHFVDSFLYKSIPVEDNHKANISSWFNEAIEFIDSVRNKGGRVFVHCQAGISRSATICLAYLMRTNRVKLDEAFEFVKQRRSIISPNFSFMGQLLQFESQVLATSSCSSEAGSPAIRNNSTVFNFPVSIPVHTSAGQLSFLHSPITTSPSC, from the exons ATGTATTTGGATTTTACATTTCTATCCCGCCGTCCTACTATGGTCATTATGGAGGTCCCCACTATCGACTGTGCGTCCCTCCGTGGTCTGTTGGAGGGCGACGTCCCGGCGGGCTGCCTGGTGCTGGACTGCCGATCCTTCCTGTCCTTTAACTCGGCCCACATATCGGGCTCTACCAATGTGCGCTTCAGCACCATAGTGCGCAGGCGAGCCAGGGGTGGTCTGGGACTTGAGCACATTGTCCCCAACGAGGACACCAGGAACCGGCTCCTGTCCGGGGAGTACCAGTCTGTCGTGCTGCTTGACGACCGCAGTTTGGACTTAAGCCAGGCGAAGAAAGACGGGACATTGATGCTTGCTGTTACGGCCCTGTGTCGCGACCCCTGTGGGTCTAGGGTTTTTATTCTTAAAG GCGGCTTTGATACATTTTCCACAGAGTTTCCAGAGATGTGTACCAAGCCCTCCCCTCCACAAGGGCTTAGTTTGCCCCTGAGCTCCAGCCATCCTGGGAGTGCAGACCCGAGCTGTAGTCCATGCAACACTCCTTTATATGACCAG ggTGGTCCTGTGGAGATCTTGCCTTTCCTGTACCTCGGCAGTGCTTACCATGCTTCAAGAAAAGACATGCTTGACATGCTTGGGATCAGCGCTCTAATCAACGTCTCTGCCAACTGCCCCAACCACtttgtggactccttcctctaCAAGAGCATCCCTGTCGAGGACAACCATAAAGCCAATATCAGCTCCTGGTTCAACGAGGCAATCGAGTTTATCG aCTCGGTGAGGAATAAAGGAGGCCGTGTGTTTGTCCATTGTCAAGCTGGCATCTCCCGCTCGGCCACCATTTGCCTTGCCTACCTCATGCGGACCAACCGCGTGAAGCTGGACGAGGCCTTTGAGTTTGTCAAGCAGCGCCGCAGCATCATCTCCCCCAACTTCAGCTTCATGGGTCAGCTCCTCCAGTTTGAGTCCCAGGTCCTGGCCACATCTAGCTGCTCGTCGGAGGCTGGCAGTCCAGCAATCCGCAACAACAGCACAGTCTTCAATTTCCCAGTGTCCATCCCCGTACACACGTCTGCTGGT